The following are encoded in a window of candidate division KSB1 bacterium genomic DNA:
- the bamD gene encoding outer membrane protein assembly factor BamD, protein MNPSKEPLSADENRLVFALDNYIKLFPHDSETSKMLAKAGALYFNHRQFKPSLKYFKTLAKQFPESEGANQARFTVMESYFGKGDFKSTELIAKRLKDLAPEFSEKATKRLAESIFFQAKTYADSALHFQAAEEYRRVVAEVPNAEFANVAIYNSGLEFDQAKEYRRAIESYKMLLASYPKSEHTLQAVNNLAFDYRELGDLRNAASTYERLADLDSTQTGRQVALYNASVSYVQAEEWHRAIQVNNKFVERFPNAEEADELLFNNANYYLKLHDLQNANNIYASFAKKYPASPKAVEALYHRGLYLAESNRISEAKTEFDKAIAKNAELKKNKKEGNDFYTSEALFQLAGIKFKEFKNIEFRLPAKAIVQKKKDKKALLVELVEKYTTVAGFGTVRLYESTYKIGHAYEEFAKTWAHQEIPAMDENRRMVARKEINQTAAELYDKAVDAYKNGAAVLEKFAAKQKQKRDAGADNLQPNKLSLADSSLAAAENWISLSKNKVSENLFAIAEIYNESLTQLLNLPVPAGMKAVEQLVYQQQVLEKVVAPITNQVVEAHARNLKESAELNIENQWTDSSLERILAVSTIVPDVLQKLGKRALASYANKAKSYERLVEADDEAAFDVSEALANMVELGSSFTFSAAQAYHQNIARTRQMLPDTSALEKPAEKFMKAVIEFGLTADSQAMLARDQIQKYEKRFQETENPAFEDAQFTYDDIYWSLTDGSQKILKFGYQASQDLKMTDTWGQKIATLLVKTNPQEYAEQLGFKVAEQTLPSSSSWLVSSEFFKGWSEIEFSDSGWSAAYNEGLGKRISDNNVTVQAIWLTHFDQSQLSDSESKKPIRSASSQDSLSVDGFSKAVKRPNKVYFRKTFDIEGLPFSGTIKLFADDTYKLFVNGQMVSESFAESDNKTDIQNISLTQYLRSGQNIIAIEVKDSDNSFGNMESLIQIKNLPDWKGEI, encoded by the coding sequence TTGAACCCTTCAAAAGAACCTTTATCGGCTGATGAAAACAGATTGGTCTTCGCGCTGGATAATTACATTAAACTTTTTCCACATGATTCAGAGACTTCAAAGATGCTGGCGAAGGCCGGGGCGTTGTACTTCAACCATCGTCAGTTTAAACCATCTTTGAAATACTTCAAGACATTGGCTAAGCAATTTCCGGAAAGCGAAGGTGCAAATCAAGCACGCTTCACGGTCATGGAGAGCTACTTTGGCAAAGGCGATTTCAAAAGCACAGAACTCATCGCCAAAAGACTCAAAGACCTAGCGCCGGAATTTAGCGAAAAAGCAACCAAACGATTGGCAGAATCGATTTTCTTCCAGGCAAAAACGTACGCCGATTCTGCACTGCATTTCCAGGCAGCCGAAGAATACCGGCGTGTAGTCGCCGAAGTTCCCAACGCCGAATTTGCCAACGTGGCAATTTATAATTCCGGATTGGAATTTGACCAGGCCAAAGAATACCGCCGAGCTATCGAAAGTTACAAAATGCTGCTCGCATCTTATCCGAAATCAGAGCACACACTGCAGGCCGTCAATAATTTAGCATTTGATTATCGCGAGTTGGGCGACCTGCGCAATGCCGCCTCGACTTATGAAAGACTGGCGGATTTAGATTCTACTCAGACCGGCAGACAGGTTGCACTTTACAATGCCAGTGTTTCCTATGTCCAGGCCGAGGAATGGCACCGGGCAATTCAGGTGAACAACAAATTCGTCGAGAGATTCCCCAACGCAGAAGAGGCCGACGAACTGCTGTTTAACAATGCGAACTATTATCTGAAATTGCATGACCTGCAAAACGCTAACAATATTTATGCGTCCTTTGCAAAAAAATATCCGGCTTCGCCGAAAGCCGTTGAAGCTTTGTATCACCGCGGGTTGTATTTAGCTGAAAGTAATCGTATTTCGGAAGCCAAAACCGAGTTTGATAAGGCAATCGCTAAAAATGCTGAACTGAAGAAAAACAAAAAAGAAGGTAATGATTTTTACACCTCAGAGGCCCTATTTCAGTTGGCTGGAATTAAGTTTAAAGAATTTAAGAACATCGAATTTAGATTGCCTGCCAAAGCCATCGTGCAAAAGAAAAAAGATAAGAAGGCGCTGCTTGTTGAATTGGTGGAAAAATATACTACTGTTGCGGGGTTTGGTACCGTCCGTTTGTACGAATCGACGTACAAAATTGGTCATGCTTACGAAGAATTTGCCAAGACCTGGGCGCACCAGGAAATTCCTGCCATGGACGAGAACCGCAGAATGGTAGCCCGGAAAGAAATTAATCAGACCGCGGCTGAACTTTATGATAAGGCAGTAGATGCCTATAAAAATGGCGCGGCCGTCCTGGAGAAATTTGCTGCAAAACAAAAGCAAAAGAGAGATGCTGGCGCCGATAATCTCCAACCAAACAAACTTTCTCTGGCGGACTCATCGCTTGCGGCAGCGGAGAATTGGATCTCTTTGTCTAAGAATAAAGTTTCGGAAAACTTGTTTGCAATCGCCGAAATTTATAACGAGTCCTTAACTCAGTTGCTCAATCTCCCGGTACCAGCAGGGATGAAAGCGGTGGAGCAACTCGTTTACCAGCAGCAGGTTTTAGAAAAAGTAGTTGCGCCAATCACCAACCAAGTAGTTGAGGCCCATGCCCGAAATTTGAAAGAAAGCGCTGAGCTAAACATAGAGAATCAATGGACGGACTCATCACTGGAGCGGATTCTTGCTGTCAGCACCATTGTTCCTGATGTACTGCAAAAGCTTGGCAAGCGGGCATTGGCAAGCTACGCTAATAAAGCCAAATCCTACGAACGTCTGGTTGAAGCCGACGATGAAGCCGCGTTTGATGTTTCCGAGGCACTGGCTAACATGGTTGAGCTGGGCAGCTCTTTTACATTTTCGGCAGCTCAGGCCTACCACCAGAATATCGCCAGGACTCGCCAAATGTTACCGGACACTTCGGCGCTTGAAAAGCCGGCTGAGAAATTCATGAAGGCAGTCATCGAGTTTGGCCTCACGGCGGATTCGCAGGCCATGCTCGCCAGGGACCAGATTCAGAAATACGAAAAGCGTTTTCAAGAGACTGAGAACCCGGCTTTTGAAGATGCGCAGTTCACTTATGACGATATTTATTGGTCTTTGACTGACGGTTCTCAAAAAATCCTGAAGTTTGGCTACCAGGCGAGTCAGGATTTAAAGATGACCGATACCTGGGGTCAGAAAATAGCCACGCTTTTGGTTAAAACCAACCCGCAAGAATATGCAGAACAATTGGGATTTAAAGTCGCTGAGCAGACCCTACCAAGCTCGTCGAGTTGGCTGGTTAGTTCAGAATTTTTCAAAGGCTGGAGCGAGATTGAGTTCAGCGATTCCGGGTGGAGCGCGGCATATAACGAAGGCCTCGGAAAACGGATTTCTGACAACAATGTCACAGTCCAGGCTATCTGGTTGACCCATTTCGACCAGAGTCAACTTTCGGATTCCGAATCGAAGAAACCCATTCGGTCGGCTTCGTCGCAAGATTCACTCTCTGTCGACGGTTTTTCAAAAGCGGTCAAACGTCCGAACAAAGTTTATTTTCGCAAGACATTTGATATAGAAGGGCTGCCGTTTTCCGGCACGATAAAATTGTTTGCCGACGATACTTATAAACTTTTTGTTAATGGGCAAATGGTTTCAGAATCTTTTGCAGAGTCCGATAATAAAACAGACATTCAAAATATAAGTTTGACTCAATATCTACGCAGCGGTCAAAATATCATCGCAATTGAAGTGAAGGATTCTGACAACAGCTTCGGAAATATGGAGTCCCTGATTCAAATCAAGAATCTACCCGATTGGAAAGGGGAAATTTAG